One segment of Tetrapisispora phaffii CBS 4417 chromosome 1, complete genome DNA contains the following:
- the PEX21 gene encoding Pex21p (similar to Saccharomyces cerevisiae PEX21 (YGR239C) and PEX18 (YHR160C); ancestral locus Anc_5.86): protein MMASFCQVNPLQQLVTKNDGENSQWFNIQNKNGSQSISASRAVHDNIERNFINKNDQEYLIGNNINDNLPEAGSRGYRLHNEINTNSFVEEFSKVQVQDHMEFSDTYKKLYDKYENYQKDSQYSYNASPLHGFNERQNLHGQAELFNGQTFNQSYNRNEMVEISALESQFNEQFDKLENELHLTEEEDQVEKSILEEEITFRNTASELINTVSNSINENSTIMTNEMLSSKIANSKFFNMMNNVNNGKMALNANKYEFISKETGETVGNKYSMVADKVNDHQNK from the coding sequence ATGATGGCTTCTTTTTGTCAAGTTAATCCTTTGCAACAACTTGTAACGAAAAATGATGGTGAGAACTCTCAGTGGTTTAATATCCAGAATAAAAACGGTTCTCAATCGATATCTGCTTCAAGAGCCGTACATGATAATATCGAAAggaattttataaataaaaacgATCAAGAGTATTTAATTGGAAATAACATAAATGATAATCTCCCCGAAGCTGGGAGTAGAGGTTATCGACTACATAATGAGATTAATACTAATTCTTTTGTTGAAGAGTTTTCGAAGGTTCAGGTACAAGATCACATGGAGTTTAGTGACACCTATAAAAAACTGTATGACAAGTACgaaaattatcaaaaggATTCTCAATATTCATACAATGCATCACCTCTTCATGGATTCAATGAAAGACAAAATTTACACGGACAAGCAGAGTTATTCAATGGACAAACGTTTAATCAAAGTTACAACAGAAATGAAATGGTCGAGATATCTGCTTTAGAATCACAATTCAATGAACAATTTGACAAGTTAGAAAATGAACTACACTTAACTGAGGAAGAAGATCAAGTTGAAAAGAGTATTTtggaagaagaaataacaTTTAGAAATACAGCCTCTGAGTTAATTAATACagtttcaaattcaattaatgaaaacagTACTATAATGACTAATGAAATGTTAAGTTCTAAAATCGCCAATTCaaaattcttcaacatGATGAATAATGTGAATAATGGTAAAATGGCATTAAATGCAAACAAATACGAATTTATATCTAAGGAAACAGGGGAAACTGTAGGAAACAAGTATAGCATGGTTGCTGATAAAGTAAACGATCACCAAAACAAGTAA
- the PFK1 gene encoding 6-phosphofructokinase subunit alpha (similar to Saccharomyces cerevisiae PFK1 (YGR240C); ancestral locus Anc_5.85) produces the protein MSSLNNCYGVAFRSIATADETLFHSTIKFYHSLGFSTIKEFDKFKHGQNALLSSGTSEGSIKENWLEAFKLSEVDQAGFRIPQQEASNKKQSQGALLKIRLIMKHEAKAHPIFVEDNSTTVTYFSIDLKQILAKFPDATRISDTLISVNDPLNNKIFFTSFANALDSEPTMKDFFMTGLSEEEKQSQIAKDAAEFLQKSLINKSKNGSIKKKIAVMTSGGDSPGMNAAVRAVVRTGIHYGCDVYAVYEGYEGLLRGGEYLKKMAWEDVRGWLSEGGTLIGTARSMDFKQRWGRKQAAGNLISEGIDALIVCGGDGSLTGADLFRHEWPSLVEELVADGKFTQAQVDPFKHLTIVGLVGSIDNDMSGTDSTIGAYSSLERICEMVDYIDATAKSHSRAFVVEVMGRHCGWLALMAGIATGADYIFIPERASVKGKWEDELKEVCSRHKSKGRRNITVIVAEGALDNELNAISADDVKDVLVDLGLDTRVTILGHVQRGGTAVAHDRWLATLQGVDAVKAVLEATPETPSPLIGINENKIIRMPLVESVKLTGSVATAIEARDFDKAISLRDPEFIELYENFLSTTIKDDGSELLPEDKRLKIAIVHVGAPSAALNAATRAATLYCISHGHKPVAITNGFSGLIQTGEVKELSWLDVEDWHNLGGSEIGTNRSVASEDMGTIAYYFQKNKFDGLIILGGFEGFKSLKQLRNSRSEYPIFNIPMVLIPSTVSNNVPGTEYSLGVDTCLNSLVKYTDEIKLSASATRRRVFVVEVQGGHSGYIASFTGLVTGAVSVYTPEEKINLDSIQEDIALLKENFLKDQGENRNGKIIIRNEEASCVYTTDMLGDIFAENSGKAFGVRTAIPGNYQQGGSPSSKDRVIASRFAVRCVKFIEQWNDKNQSVGENIDSKVLRFKFNDCGEKVPTIEHEDDSAAVICVNGSSVSFKPVASLWDTETNVALRKGHEIHWTNFNEISDILSGRLRLRAELEASKSQ, from the coding sequence ATGTCATCTCTAAATAATTGTTATGGAGTAGCTTTCAGATCAATAGCTACTGCTGATGAAACTTTATTTCACAGCACCATTAAGTTCTACCACAGTTTAGGTTTCTCAACCATCAAAGAATTCGATAAATTCAAACACGGTCAAAATGCTCTATTATCTTCGGGTACTTCAGAAGGTTCAATTAAAGAGAATTGGTTGGAAGCTTTTAAATTAAGCGAAGTCGATCAAGCAGGTTTTAGAATCCCACAACAAGAAGCTTCCAACAAGAAGCAATCTCAAGGTGCTCTATTGAAAATCCGTTTAATCATGAAACATGAGGCTAAGGCTCATCCAATTTTTGTTGAAGATAACTCTACAACAGTCACTTATTTCTCCATAGACTTGAAGCAAATTTTAGCTAAGTTCCCTGATGCCACTAGAATTTCAGACACTTTGATATCTGTGAATGATCCTttaaacaacaaaatattcttCACTTCTTTTGCTAATGCTTTGGACTCTGAACCAACTATGAAAGATTTTTTCATGACTGGTTTATCCGAGGAAGAAAAACAATCTCAAATTGCTAAAGATGCTGCTGAATTTTTACAGAAATCTCTTATCAACAAGAGCAAAAATGGTTCAATTAAGAAGAAGATTGCCGTTATGACTTCCGGTGGTGATTCTCCAGGTATGAATGCTGCTGTCAGAGCTGTCGTCAGAACTGGTATCCATTATGGTTGCGATGTTTATGCTGTTTACGAAGGTTACGAAGGTTTACTAAGAGGTGGTGAATACCTAAAGAAAATGGCTTGGGAAGATGTCAGAGGTTGGTTGAGTGAAGGTGGTACTCTAATCGGTACTGCTAGATCCATGGATTTCAAACAAAGATGGGGTAGAAAGCAAGCTGCTGGTAATTTAATCTCTGAAGGTATCGATGCCTTAATTGTCTGTGGTGGTGATGGTTCTTTAACCGGGGCTGATTTATTCAGACACGAATGGCCATCTTTAGTCGAAGAATTGGTCGCTGATGGCAAATTCACCCAAGCTCAAGTCGACCCATTCAAGCACTTGACCATTGTCGGTTTAGTTGGTTCCATTGATAACGATATGTCTGGTACCGATTCTACCATTGGTGCTTACTCTTCTTTGGAGAGAATCTGTGAAATGGTTGATTACATCGATGCTACTGCCAAATCTCATTCCAGAGCTTTCGTTGTCGAAGTTATGGGTAGACATTGTGGTTGGTTAGCTTTAATGGCTGGTATTGCCACAGGTGCTGACTACATTTTTATTCCAGAAAGAGCCTCTGTAAAGGGCAAATGGGAAGATGAATTAAAGGAAGTTTGTTCCAGACACAAATCTAAGGGTAGAAGAAACATCACCGTCATTGTCGCCGAAGGTGCTTTAGATAACGAATTAAACGCGATTTCTGCTGATGATGTTAAAGATGTCTTAGTTGACTTAGGTTTGGATACCAGAGTTACCATCTTAGGTCACGTTCAAAGAGGTGGTACCGCTGTTGCTCATGACAGATGGTTAGCTACTTTACAAGGTGTTGACGCTGTGAAGGCTGTCTTAGAAGCTACTCCAGAAACCCCATCTCCATTAATCGGTATTAACGAAAACAAGATTATCAGAATGCCATTAGTTGAATCGGTCAAATTAACTGGTTCCGTAGCTACTGCTATCGAAGCCAGAGACTTCGACAAGGCTATCTCCCTAAGAGACCCagaattcattgaattatatgaaaATTTCTTATCTACCACCATTAAAGATGATGGTTCTGAATTACTACCTGAAGACAAGAGATTAAAGATTGCTATTGTCCATGTCGGTGCTCCATCTGCTGCCTTAAATGCCGCTACCAGAGCCGCCACTTTATACTGTATATCACATGGTCACAAACCAGTTGCCATTACCAATGGTTTCAGTGGTTTAATCCAAACTGGTGAAGTTAAAGAATTGTCATGGTTAGATGTCGAAGACTGGCACAACTTGGGTGGTTCAGAAATTGGTACTAACAGATCCGTCGCTTCTGAAGACATGGGTACCATTGCATACTACTTCCAAAAGAACAAATTTGATGGTTTAATCATCTTAGGTGGTTTCGAAGGtttcaaatctttaaaaCAATTACGTAACTCTAGATCTGAATACCCTATCTTTAACATCCCAATGGTGTTAATCCCATCCACTGTTTCTAACAACGTTCCAGGTACCGAATACTCTTTAGGTGTCGACACGTGTTTGAATTCTTTGGTTAAATACactgatgaaattaaattatctgCTTCAGCCACCAGAAGAAGAGTTTTCGTCGTTGAAGTTCAAGGTGGTCACTCCGGTTATATTGCTTCTTTCACTGGTTTAGTTACCGGTGCTGTCTCTGTCTACACCccagaagaaaaaattaacttGGATTCTATTCAAGAAGATATTGCTTTATTGAAGGAAAACTTCTTAAAGGATCAAGGTGAAAACCGTAACGGTAAGATTATAATCAGAAATGAAGAAGCTTCTTGCGTATACACCACTGATATGTTAGGTGACATCTTTGCTGAAAACTCAGGTAAAGCATTTGGTGTTAGAACTGCTATTCCAGGTAACTACCAACAAGGTGGTTCTCCATCTTCCAAAGATCGTGTCATTGCTTCCAGATTTGCTGTTAGATGTGTTAAATTCATTGAACAATGGAATGACAAGAACCAATCTGTTGGTGAAAATATTGACTCCAAGGTTCTAAGattcaaattcaatgaCTGTGGTGAAAAAGTACCAACCATTGAACACGAAGATGATTCAGCTGCTGTCATTTGTGTGAACGGTTCATCTGTTTCATTCAAACCAGTTGCTTCGTTGTGGGATACTGAAACCAATGTTGCATTAAGAAAGGGTCATGAAATCCACTGGActaatttcaatgaaattagTGACATCTTATCTGGTAGGTTAAGATTAAGAGCCGAACTAGAAGCTTCTAAATCCCAATAA
- the YAP1802 gene encoding Yap1802p (similar to Saccharomyces cerevisiae YAP1802 (YGR241C) and YAP1801 (YHR161C); ancestral locus Anc_5.84) — protein sequence MTTYDKLVKGATKIKLAPPKDKYIEPILMGTNDPHDFREIVKALHSRVNDSAWTVVYKSLIVIHVLMREGDRDVAIKYFSNNLNYFGLAGIHHSNFSNGDLRALQRYTDYLKTRCEEFAEFRVDYVRDGYTSLKVILSDNNDNVHLALNHVESLEVQINSLIKNKYSSTDLANDLLVYAFRLLTKDLLALYNALNEGIITLLESFFELSHKDAERTLDLYKSFVDLTENVVKYLKIGKSIGLKIPVIKHITTKLIRSLEEHLQEGSNAFSNTDATQGEQRRNVDVNDGNNGQQKSTIVRSETQQSLTEQKLAQIREQKRQLEEQIKNQQILTSPTIPQNTNSVYNPFGSSANTDTFTFEQASQPVNAVAPAVAQIPVQYTNNPFLQPQVTAPINSQMQQQPVANQVQQRVVTAPVIPQQQTGFFASNAQVTPSFTGAGFGGYSEMPVPQQMTDQAGMSQLPAVHETGSNNPFAAQVQQPDMAGNPFQNYNTATGGAIINGQITGVQTPSLVMSNTFVATTEQPQTQPQAIQDSFTGMVNMNSTGYVNPFQQQQAQQQAQAQAQQQAQAHLQQQQAQAQAQAQAQAQAQAQAQAQAQAQAQAQAQLQQQQMYQQQLQQNQFQQQQHTTNLIDI from the coding sequence ATGACGACATACGATAAGTTGGTTAAAGGGGCAACTAAGATTAAGTTAGCACCTCCAAAGGATAAATACATTGAACCGATATTAATGGGTACAAATGACCCACACGATTTTAGAGAAATTGTTAAAGCTTTACATTCTAGAGTCAATGATTCTGCATGGACAGTCGTATACAAATCATTGATCGTGATTCATGTTTTAATGAGAGAAGGAGATAGGGATGTTgctattaaatatttttcaaataatttgaattattttggTTTGGCGGGAATTCATCATTCCAATTTCTCTAATGGTGATTTAAGAGCATTACAAAGGTATACAGATTATCTGAAAACTAGATGTGAAGAATTCGCTGAGTTTCGTGTTGATTATGTTAGAGATGGTTATACTTCATTGAAAGTTATTCTttctgataataatgataatgtCCATCTAGCCTTGAATCATGTCGAATCCTTAGAAGTTCaaattaattctttaatcaaaaacaaatattctTCTACTGATTTAgcaaatgatttattagtGTATGCATTTAGACTATTGAcaaaagatttattagCATTATACAATGCGTTGAATGAAGGAATTATTACTCTGTTAGAATCATTCTTCGAATTATCACACAAAGATGCAGAGAGAACATTGGATTTATACAAATCTTTTGTTGACTTAACAGAAAACGTTGTGAAATATCTGAAGATCGGTAAATCTATTGGTTTAAAGATTCCTGTAATCAAGCATATAACAACCAAACTGATTAGATCATTGGAAGAGCACTTGCAAGAAGGTAGTAATGCATTTAGCAATACTGATGCCACACAAGGAGAACAAAGGAGAAACGTTGATGTGAATGATGGAAACAATGGACAACAGAAGAGTACAATTGTGCGTTCAGAAACACAACAGTCATTAACTGAACAAAAGTTGGCCCAAATTAGGGAACAAAAGAGACAATTAGAGGAACAGATTAaaaatcaacaaatttTGACCTCCCCAACCATCCCACAAAATACGAATAGTGTTTATAACCCATTCGGTTCCTCTGCTAATACAGATACGTTTACATTTGAGCAAGCCTCTCAACCTGTCAATGCTGTTGCACCAGCAGTTGCACAAATTCCTGTCCAATATACGAATAACCCATTCTTACAACCTCAAGTTACAGCACCAATAAATTCCCAAATGCAACAGCAACCTGTCGCTAACCAAGTGCAACAACGTGTTGTAACAGCACCCGTCATTCCTCAACAGCAAACTGGCTTTTTTGCTTCCAATGCGCAAGTCACTCCAAGTTTCACAGGCGCTGGGTTTGGAGGATACTCTGAAATGCCAGTTCCTCAACAGATGACAGACCAGGCTGGTATGAGTCAACTACCAGCTGTTCATGAAACTGGATCGAATAATCCATTTGCGGCTCAAGTGCAACAACCAGATATGGCTGGGAACCCATTCCAAAACTACAACACTGCTACCGGTGGAGCAATAATCAATGGCCAAATAACAGGAGTGCAAACTCCATCATTAGTGATGAGCAATACATTTGTTGCAACAACGGAACAACCACAGACACAACCGCAAGCTATTCAAGACTCGTTCACTGGCATGGTTAATATGAATAGTACAGGATATGTAAATCCATTCCAGCAGCAACAAGCACAACAGCAAGCCCAGGCACAAGCACAACAGCAAGCCCAGGCACATCTACAACAACAGCAAGCACAAGCACAAGCACAAGCACAAGCACAAGCACAAGCACAGGCACAAGCACAAGCACAAGCACAGGCACAAGCACAGGCACAAGCACAAttacaacaacagcaaATGTACCAACAACAACTACAACAGAATCAATTccagcaacagcaacataCAACTAATCTCATAGACAtctaa
- the LSC2 gene encoding succinate--CoA ligase (GDP-forming) subunit beta (similar to Saccharomyces cerevisiae LSC2 (YGR244C); ancestral locus Anc_5.82) produces the protein MLNRSIGLKKGLVPVTRAVSKRHLSINEFRSAQLLSEYGVNTPAGSVARTPQEASKIAESLFNSKKLFDNELVVKAQALTGGRGKGHFDNGFPTGIKMVDGVDETVSVAAQMLGNRLITKQSGERGKLVDAVYIVEKKKVLKEAYLSIIMDRAAKKPLIIACKEGGMNIEEVAKRNPDAIKKYHIDPSVGVTDQIAMDVSKALGFSEGVLNEGADQVKKLYEIYDKTDSTQIEINPISEVEELDDPKTHKVFCMDAKFGFDDNASYRQEKIYSWRNDVEESPEEKFSTEAKRDFDLNFVKLNGNIGCLVNGAGLAMATMDVIQLYGGKPANFLDCGGGATPETVKKAFELIVQSSKSSNTALDAIFVNIFGGIVRCDYVAQGIVDAIKELNLKNLPIIVRLQGTNLEKGRQIVKESGVNIFSFDELDPAAEKAVEMANTNANA, from the coding sequence ATGTTGAACAGAAGTATTGGATTAAAGAAGGGTCTCGTCCCGGTGACAAGAGCTGTCTCGAAGAGGCATCTTTCAATTAATGAGTTCAGGTCAGCTCAGTTGCTGTCAGAGTACGGTGTCAACACGCCTGCTGGTTCGGTGGCAAGGACTCCACAGGAGGCTTCTAAAATTGCTGAGAGTCTGTTCAATTCCAAAAAGTTGTTCGATAATGAGTTGGTGGTGAAAGCACAAGCTTTGACAGGGGGCAGAGGTAAAGGCCATTTCGATAATGGCTTTCCCACCGGTATTAAAATGGTCGACGGTGTCGACGAGACTGTCTCTGTGGCGGCGCAGATGTTGGGGAACCGTCTGATCACCAAACAGAGCGGGGAAAGGGGGAAACTAGTCGACGCTGTCTATATCGTggagaagaagaaggttTTGAAGGAGGCATATTTGTCAATTATCATGGATAGAGCCGCTAAGAAACCATTGATTATAGCCTGCAAAGAAGGTGGGATGAACATTGAAGAAGTCGCCAAGAGAAATCCAGatgcaattaaaaaataccATATCGATCCTTCCGTTGGGGTCACCGACCAGATCGCAATGGACGTTTCAAAAGCATTGGGATTCTCAGAAGGCGTTTTGAATGAGGGCGCCGACCAAGTTAAGAAGTTATACGAGATCTATGACAAGACGGATAGCACACAGATAGAAATCAATCCGATCAGTGAAGTAGAAGAATTGGACGATCCAAAGACTCACAAAGTGTTCTGTATGGATGCCAAGTTCGGTTTCGATGATAATGCTTCCTACAGacaagaaaaaatttaCTCTTGGAGAAACGATGTCGAAGAGTCTCCAGAAGAAAAATTCTCCACAGAGGCCAAGAGAGACTTCgatttgaattttgttaaattgaATGGTAACATCGGTTGTCTTGTTAATGGCGCAGGGTTGGCAATGGCTACAATGGATGTCATTCAATTGTACGGAGGTAAACCTGCTAATTTCTTAGACTGTGGCGGTGGTGCTACCCCGGAAACCGTCAAAAAAGCTTTTGAATTGATCGTTCAAAGCTCAAAATCGTCCAATACCGCGCTGGATGCCATTTTTGTCAATATCTTCGGTGGTATTGTTAGATGCGACTACGTTGCACAAGGAATCGTCGACGCCATCAAAGAATTGAACTTAAAGAATTTGCCAATTATCGTCAGATTACAAGGCACAAATCTTGAAAAAGGTAGACAAATCGTAAAGGAATCAGgtgttaatattttctcCTTCGACGAATTGGATCCAGCTGCAGAAAAAGCAGTTGAAATGGCTAACACCAATGCTAATGCTTAG
- the CPD1 gene encoding 2',3'-cyclic-nucleotide 3'-phosphodiesterase (similar to Saccharomyces cerevisiae CPD1 (YGR247W); ancestral locus Anc_5.79), giving the protein MAVSLWFCPSPGTHTYDILMTLTQSIQSLFPNSPTFEPHITLTSNLALNSDPDKSLDDVNKILTYCVAAMNSIKKQYMESLTLENNGLRLTDQLVSFKNLCIGKKYFSKIFLQCKENRYLYSVASIMREMFVEVTDNEMRAKSWLKEDFLPHLSLLYSDVPHLSKADERAVVTRIEDIVDIKLRKESIIPTIMETWSNKEKNNIQVKYSFSETPSTLAWGLPGTLKVVRCVGPVDEWEVLGKIDV; this is encoded by the coding sequence ATGGCTGTCTCTCTTTGGTTTTGTCCATCTCCAGGTACACATACCTACGATATTTTGATGACTTTGACACAGTCCATTCAATCGCTTTTCCCTAATTCACCCACATTCGAACCTCATATCACATTGACTTCGAACTTGGCTTTGAATAGCGATCCCGACAAGTCTCTGGACGACGTCAATAAGATACTCACCTACTGCGTGGCTGCAATGAACTCGATTAAAAAACAGTACATGGAATCGCTGACACTAGAGAATAACGGTTTAAGGTTAACTGACCAATTGGTTAGTTTCAAAAACCTGTGCATCGGGAAGAAATACTTCAGTAAGATATTCTTACAATGTAAAGAGAATAGGTACTTGTATTCCGTGGCAAGCATCATGAGAGAGATGTTCGTGGAAGTGACGGACAACGAAATGAGGGCAAAAAGTTGGTTGAAGGAGGATTTTCTACCACACTTGTCATTGCTGTATTCGGACGTGCCACATTTAAGTAAAGCAGATGAAAGGGCAGTTGTGACAAGAATAGAAGATATAGTGGACATAAAGCTACGCAAAGAATCGATCATCCCTACAATAATGGAAACTTGGagtaataaagaaaaaaataacatacAAGTGAAGTATTCCTTCAGTGAGACACCATCCACATTGGCATGGGGATTGCCAGGAACACTCAAAGTTGTTAGATGTGTAGGACCCGTCGATGAATGGGAAGTTCTAGGAAAGATAGATGTTTAA
- the TPHA0A05240 gene encoding 6-phosphogluconolactonase (similar to Saccharomyces cerevisiae SOL4 (YGR248W) and SOL3 (YHR163W); ancestral locus Anc_5.78), giving the protein MVKVLKFPSTELLATKLGSYILEKQAKALSTKDTFNVAISGGSLIKVLNLCLVQDKEVNSKIAWDKLNIYFCDERIVQLDHPDSNFGAFKSIVFDKLSKEIQDKITVYPLNTSLIKDASAAENESIATDYASILPKENGFDLLLLGCGPDGHTCSLFPDEKHRYLLEEVTKTVVWCHDSPKPPPNRITITFPVINNTRDIAFVAEGESKQPIMHEIFDLKKSTLPTTMINDANDKKVSWFVDDAAFEKVQTNEYY; this is encoded by the coding sequence atggtcaaagttttaaaattcCCATCGACTGAACTATTAGCTACAAAACTAGGTAGTTATATCCTTGAAAAACAAGCAAAGGCATTGAGCACTAAAGATACTTTTAATGTGGCTATCAGTGGTGGTTCATTGATTAAGGTTTTAAATTTGTGTTTGGTTCAAGATAAGGAAGTTAACTCCAAAATAGCTTGGGacaaattgaatatatactTCTGTGATGAAAGAATTGTTCAATTGGACCATCCAGATAGTAACTTTGGTGCTTTCAAATCGATCGTTTTCGATAAATTGTCAAAGGAAATTCAAGACAAAATTACTGTCTACCCCTTAAATACTTCATTGATTAAAGATGCATCAGCTGCTGAAAACGAAAGTATTGCCACTGATTATGCTAGTATCCTACCTAAAGAAAATGGTTTCGACCTTCTATTATTAGGATGTGGTCCAGATGGTCACACATGTTCTCTATTCCCGGATGAAAAACATAGATACTTACTTGAAGAGGTTACTAAGACAGTTGTATGGTGCCATGATTCTCCAAAGCCACCTCCAAATAGAATCACTATCACTTTCCCGGTCATCAACAATACCAGGGACATTGCATTTGTTGCAGAAGGTGAATCTAAACAACCAATTATGCatgaaatttttgatttaaagaaaagtaCTCTTCCTACTACCATGATTAACGATgcaaatgataaaaaagtTTCATGGTTCGTTGATGATGCAGCTTTCGAAAAAGTTCAAACCAATGAATACTATTAA
- the TPHA0A05250 gene encoding heat shock factor family protein (similar to Saccharomyces cerevisiae MGA1 (YGR249W); ancestral locus Anc_5.77), giving the protein MKVFIHQLYSILDQSDLREWIHWIPDADGVFAIKPFHHNFSQKVLQKYFKHKNFTSFVRQLYMYGFHKLSPNKNVIDSKASLTSNTGKTSQTNSTSAKDSNSRKSNSLSDKSKGNSENAKNGKEDIEWYFTHPSGLFHKGSDVVTLNKIQRKGIGFGRDGKRKNILTRLDVCYIEHPDTMHQTTETNYGYNMPNSEDQFQYSTYEENEVRNQSIYNMYNNNMSQNSDLNVLRIQNNGDNSSINNTNNVFRRHSSNNSIYSNPQLAIENEHNINVPHKSFSDQEPQHVTQPFSYKSDLNNYHTQQKNVPSSNMSYVLHNNSGNNANRLSPISSSYQSISNNIKNTTPIVPLLSRLPNRMLNPIKPLTSPPSLINNSNLGDNVYKTKSESSISASLGGSSNESNMGHLNERSSSYFLSPYTSNNIKSVNSKNTSESFKGNLLKSERKEKLLTDTLLIISTFSKNLYEVNINQGLNLLYLVADFQNTIYRLQEQLDTLKELENVSQNKHVTDFGSENLSSQAPTASIMSTGDPYISSVYNTNASQNSIYEVHSYNYKLANSKSPTSSLRPNYFPSLPSFQNRFEENITSKGPLINKGTKDVFKG; this is encoded by the coding sequence ATGAAGGTGTTTATTCATCAATTATACTCCATATTGGATCAATCTGACTTACGTGAATGGATACATTGGATACCTGATGCCGACGGTGTGTTTGCTATAAAACCATTTCATCATAATTTTAGTCAAAAGgtattacaaaaatattttaaacatAAAAACTTCACAAGTTTCGTTAGGcaattatatatgtatggTTTCCATAAACTATCtccaaataaaaatgttattgaTTCAAAAGCGTCATTAACAAGTAATACTGGAAAAACGTCACAAACAAATTCCACGTCAGCAAAGGATTCAAATTCTCGAAAGTCAAATTCATTAAGTGATAAGAGTAAAGGAAATTCAGAAAATGCCAAGAATGGtaaagaagatattgaatGGTATTTTACACATCCATCGGGATTGTTTCATAAGGGTTCCGATGTGGTTacattgaataaaattcaaaggAAAGGTATTGGATTTGGAAGAGATGGgaagagaaaaaatatcCTCACAAGGTTAGATGTATGTTATATAGAACACCCAGATACTATGCATCAAACAACAGAGACAAACTACGGATATAACATGCCCAACTCGGAGgatcaatttcaatattcaacgtatgaagaaaatgaagtAAGAAACCAgagtatatataatatgtacaataataatatgagCCAGAACAGTGATCTCAATGTACTACGCATACAAAATAATGGTGATAATAGCAgtattaataatactaaCAATGTCTTCAGGCGCCATTCTAGTAACAATTCGATATACAGTAATCCTCAATTGGCTATAGAAAATGAACATAATATAAATGTACCTCACAAGTCATTTTCCGATCAAGAGCCACAGCATGTAACACAACCATTTTCCTATAAATCAGATTTAAATAACTATCATACTCAACAAAAGAATGTTCCCTCGAGCAATATGTCGTATGTCCTACACAATAACTCCGGTAACAATGCAAATAGATTATCTCCGATTTCTAGTTCGTAtcaatcaatttcaaataatattaaaaacacTACGCCCATCGTTCCTTTACTATCCCGTTTACCAAACAGAATGTTAAATCCAATTAAACCTCTAACATCTCCTCCTAGCCTAATTAATAACTCAAACCTTGGTGACAATGtttataaaacaaaaagCGAATCAAGTATTTCTGCAAGTTTAGGTGGCTCAAGCAATGAGAGTAATATGGGACACCTCAATGAGAGAAGTTCAAGCTATTTTCTTAGTCCTTACAcaagtaataatattaaaagtgtaaattcaaaaaatacttCAGAATCATTCAAAGGTAATTTACTTAAGtcagaaagaaaagaaaagttaCTTACCGATAcgttattaattatttccaccttttcaaaaaatctttacgaagtaaatataaatcaagGTTTAAATTTGCTGTATTTAGTTGCTGACTTCCAAAATACTATATATCGTCTTCAAGAACAGTTGGATACCCTAAAAGAACTCGAGAATGTAAGTCAAAATAAACATGTAACTGACTTTGGTTCCGAGAATTTGAGCTCACAGGCACCAACAGCTTCAATAATGTCAACTGGTGATCCATACATTAGTTCGGTATACAATACAAATGCTTCTCAAAATAGTATATATGAAGTTCAttcttataattataaGTTAGCAAATTCAAAGTCACCGACGTCTTCCTTAAGACCCAATTATTTTCCATCTCTTCCATCATTTCAAAACAGATTCGAAGAAAATATTACGTCAAAAGGACCTTTGATAAATAAAGGAACAAAGGATGTGTTCAAAGGTTGA